The genomic window GGCAGCGGAGCGTTCGAGGCGCCGGGCGACGTCGCGCGCTGAACCAGCGTCCGCTCGAAATCGACCGGCACCGCCAGGTTGAAGTTCTGCGCGCCGGCCACTGACGCATCGACGATACCGATCACCTTGCCGTCCAAGGTCAGCACGGGTCCTCCGCTATCGCCCGGGTTGACCGCGGCATCGATCTGAATGTACCCCTCCTGCGTCCGGAGGGCGCTGACGATCCCCTGGTTGACGGTCACCGTTGGCGCCTGGGGCGACGGCAGCGGGTATCCCACCACCACCACGCCCGCACCCACCTGCACCGCCCCCGAGTCCGCAAGCGCCAGAGGGCGCGCCGCAGGACGAGGCAGACTCGGAACGCGCAGCAGCGCCGCGTCGTGATCCGGATCGATCGCGACGACGTCGGCGCCGAGCGGGGGATGCCCGGGAAACGTCACCGTGATCTGCCGCGCGGTGTCCACCACGTGCAGCGCGGTCAGGAGGAGGCCGTCATCGCCGACGATGAACGCCGTGCCAGATTCGGCCGGCTGTCCGTCGG from bacterium includes these protein-coding regions:
- a CDS encoding S1C family serine protease, whose protein sequence is MPRGWSSAAVALGCLLVAVTSGASQSSNLVPLVSSVTPSVALVTAQDADGQPAESGTAFIVGDDGLLLTALHVVDTARQITVTFPGHPPLGADVVAIDPDHDAALLRVPSLPRPAARPLALADSGAVQVGAGVVVVGYPLPSPQAPTVTVNQGIVSALRTQEGYIQIDAAVNPGDSGGPVLTLDGKVIGIVDASVAGAQNFNLAVPVDFERTLVQRATSPGASNAPLP